Proteins from one Mycteria americana isolate JAX WOST 10 ecotype Jacksonville Zoo and Gardens chromosome 1, USCA_MyAme_1.0, whole genome shotgun sequence genomic window:
- the SNRPF gene encoding small nuclear ribonucleoprotein F, translated as MSLPLNPKPFLNGLTGKPVMVKLKWGMEYKGYLVSVDGYMNMQLANTEEYIDGALSGHLGEVLIRCNNVLYIRGVEEEEEDGEMRE; from the exons ATG AGCCTGCCCCTCAACCCCAAGCCCTTCCTGAACGGGCTGACGGGGAAGCCGGTGATGGTGAAGCTGAAGTGGGGGATGGAGTACAAGGGCTACCTCGTCTCCGTCGACGGCTACATGAACATGCAG CTTGCAAACACAGAGGAGTATATAGACGGCGCGTTGTCCGGACACCTGGGTGAAGTTTTGATAAG GTGCAATAATGTTTTGTACATCAGAGgtgtggaagaagaggaagaagatggagaaaTGAGAGAATAG